The nucleotide window atcttatcttatttctctttctcccccaaaactctctaaaatctcaaaacaacccctaaactcaatatttattttattttcaaatcttattttattaaacaataaaataagtcacaactcctcataaatcacataaaatcacatCAACTTATCTTAATCACCATAATTCAcgtatatatcatataaatataatataactcatctaaataacttctagactcaattaaataattaaataattaaataattcgaaacgggtGTTACAGCCTCCATGCATATTTAGGATTTGTTGGCCCACAAATTTTTATCCCAAAATGTGACAGGTTCCACTATCCATTATGAACGGTACTTATAAATCATTTGAAACTCTAACGACGATGGACTGATTGTATAAACTTGATTGGCCttgattaaataaaacaatgaaaaacaatGAGTGAATTTAGATGATCACAATTCTCCCTTTTTTCcgcattatttttcttcaaagatAGCATGTTAAAAGAAGATAACAAGCAAATTCATTCACCTTGCTCACTTTCTCATCAACATATAATACATAAAGCAAATTTAtgcttctttttcattttttgtggaTTTACTTAGCATAATGTATCATGTTCAAATTAAACATTCACAACATTAACATTGCCAAATGCATCATAATGTTGTTTATTCACTACTACTCGCGCCACATAAGTCCCTAGTGCAACCATAGCCACTACTCCCATCACAATTTGAATGGttgttatttttctctcttgcaCCCCCCAAAATGAAAGTTTCTCTTTGGTTGCATCTTTGGTATGTTGAAATACTTCAGTTTTTGGCATTATGATAGAAAGAATCCCTTGAGAAAACTTTGCTTGAATCCCATTCACATCACAATCTCTTGAAATCCTGATTTCTTTGTGGAAACGGCTACATTTCTTACTACCAAGAGTTCTTTCTCCATAAATTTTTAGGATCCCTTTATTGTTGGTTTGAACCTTAAGTTGCTCCTTTTTGAAACCTaaaatgattcaagataaaaataTCATTGTGCCATTAGTCTAATATTTGTATgtcatcgtgagcttagctcagttgatagggacaatgcataatatatgaaaagtctgaggttcaaaccccggccactacaaaaaaaaaaaactaatatttgtatattaaatgatgcttttctttttatttttgtgttttaatcttaatttctaacattttttattttaggttttcttgacaaaaaaaaatggataaaaattaGAGGTTGATGTGCTTAAAATGTAACTAGAGACTTGCATAATATAATCTCTAATCAGAATCTTATCTAAAAAATTagacaaaataaattgtttggaATCTACTATgatttttcactcttttttttttttttttttttgaaggattcaatctttattttatttttccaaatattttgagaagaaaaaatagtgGCCATTTTAATACGGCCTAAAAGAATGTTTCAAATTTAAACccttatcatatcatatcatatttagTAAAATAGAGGATTTTATGCTAAAAGCAAACCCTTATCATATTTAGTAAAATAGAGGATTTTATGGTAAAAAAAGGGAAAGATatgtaatattatattaaatttattaaaatcggTAAGggtccaactttttttttcttcttc belongs to Medicago truncatula cultivar Jemalong A17 chromosome 6, MtrunA17r5.0-ANR, whole genome shotgun sequence and includes:
- the LOC25497364 gene encoding inactive protein RESTRICTED TEV MOVEMENT 2, coding for METKVAGATSNRLYEDFEPYCKWITKEGQKILEIDLKGFKKEQLKVQTNNKGILKIYGERTLGSKKCSRFHKEIRISRDCDVNGIQAKFSQGILSIIMPKTEVFQHTKDATKEKLSFWGVQERKITTIQIVMGVVAMVALGTYVARVVVNKQHYDAFGNVNVVNV